The Grimontia kaedaensis genome has a window encoding:
- a CDS encoding Lrp/AsnC family transcriptional regulator codes for MDKFDQQILDILRVNARRSVSEIARDVNLSRSAVTARIKKLEQDKVILGYHADVVENKSVEMVCAYLALKYDTSSSQYHCEAYAETIRRIEGVKWCHAISGETDMMLYVEVPSMNRINQIREVIQAIPDIKQVVTHIVLTEFFNTTK; via the coding sequence ATGGATAAGTTCGACCAACAAATATTGGATATTCTGCGTGTGAATGCACGTCGTTCCGTCAGCGAAATCGCGCGGGACGTCAACTTGTCACGCTCTGCGGTGACAGCGCGAATCAAAAAGCTTGAGCAAGACAAAGTCATCCTTGGCTATCACGCCGATGTGGTAGAGAACAAAAGCGTCGAAATGGTCTGCGCGTACCTTGCATTGAAATACGACACTTCATCCAGCCAATACCACTGTGAGGCTTATGCAGAAACCATTCGCCGGATTGAAGGGGTGAAATGGTGTCATGCGATTAGCGGCGAAACTGACATGATGCTGTATGTGGAAGTACCCAGCATGAACCGTATCAATCAAATCCGCGAAGTGATTCAGGCGATTCCAGACATCAAACAGGTAGTGACCCATATCGTGCTGACTGAGTTTTTCAACACGACTAAGTAA